Genomic window (Phragmites australis chromosome 5, lpPhrAust1.1, whole genome shotgun sequence):
CTGGCACAAATGTCATTCTTTCACTAGTTTACGTAGCCACTTTCtaccgccatcttgagatgatctagataATCAACAGTTATGCACTATGCATCTTGAGATCAATGGTATAAGAGGGAATATTGCATCACTACATTTTAAATTGTGCATTTTCAAATATGGCTAAGTGTTAAGGCTGTTCATAGCCTTTGAGACTACATGATGAATTAAGAATTTTGAAATGTatatttaaattagcaaataattaataattttatCGATACTTGGCAATTGCTAACAATAATATGCTTAGGCTCAAACCATGACATATGTTCATATCTATGTTTTTTGACTCagcctttagacaagaagtgattagagctttaagcataaaatgacaacacctttatcccaactctatctttagacacgaagtggcTACATAACAGAGCTCCAAACATGAAATGACATTACACCTGTTTTGTCTCTGTCGGCGGACGTTACGTGACGCAGCCGCTCCTGGCATAAAATGACAGCATCAAAGTGGCGGCAGTCGAGCTAGGCTATATTGGGCatacgaggtgccgaatatagtaTTGTAGCCCATATTCAACACCTCATATGCCGAATACTAATGCCATATAGTCTACAGTGTCATATTCGATATCTCTTGTGCCGAATATAGCCGGGCTGACGTTTTTTGGTGTACGATATACCGAAAATCAGTTTTTTAAATAAGGTGCTAGATATAGAtactaaaattttaaatatgataatatattatttattttgataaatacggttattttgtctaattttagatttttacccGTGCGTGCATGCTGCTGGGTGAGCACTTCAAATTCAGCACGATGCACATACGTGTTGCAATGCTGTTGGGTCCGGTCATGTTCTTCTTTTGAGATAGAGAGGATGAAGGCCCgtgtcatgtgatgatgtcGTATGGGCTGAGTCGCTGGCCCGTGAGCTTCCCGTCGACCACCACAAGCTACTGTGGGTTGATGCCGCGgataagagaggagaggagaagacaGGAGACGGCCACCCCCACGCCCACCcggctgctctgctctgctccgcCGCCAAACTCCGATGCCGATGCTGTCGCCGCACCTCCCCTTCCTCTCCTTTCCCAAACCCCTGGTACCACCACTCGCCGTCCCCAAGCCCCACAcccaccgccccctcctcccctCACGCGCACGcgccgccccctcctccaacgCTGCATCGCCGCCCCCTCCTCCTAGCACGTCTTCTCCTCCACCCGACGGTGTGGGGCCCGCAGCGCCCACCCGGGGGGACCGCTTCATCGGCCGCCAGCTTGCCGCCGAGGCCGCAGCGCGCGTGCTCGCACCGGAGGACGCggagaggcgccgccgccgcaaggAGAAGCGCCGGGCCCTGGCGCAGAAGCCCTCCGGCCTCGCGTCCTGCTACGGCTGCGGCGCGCCGCTGCAGACAGCGGAGGAGGGCGCCCCAGGCTACGTCGACCCCGCGGCATACGAGCTGGTAAGTCTCTTACGCACGGCTCTACCAGACCACACTGTACTGTTATAGTCTCTTACGCGCTGCTGCTTCTGTTTCATCCGCTGTAAGTGATGCTGCTATTAACGCGATCGAGAATTCCGGACGAGTAATAGAGTGAAATCATAAAAGGTGACATCTTTGAGCGCCTTGTAGTTGTACAGTCTGAGAGTGGTGCATGTGCAACCATTGCTTTTGTGTGTTTACTTGCACGTACCTTTCTGTTCTGTGCTTGAGACGATGACCTGCATCGCACAAGTGTGATGCCTGTTGATATTCGTATCAGCTTGTAGGCCTGGCCACTTAACCTAGTGCAGTGCTGGCATTTTGGTTCAATTAACTCGATAATGAGTGAGCTGAACGAACTATGCTGTATGTATATGCATATTCATGCTTCACAGGATTAAGTTAATTCCGATTACTTTGCTACTGATTCACTTACTATACGTGGAATGCACCAATGCAGTAATGTTTCTGTTTGCTTACTTGCGACCTTAGTATGTACAGAAATTATGAACTAACTTGAAATTTCCGCACACGAATGGAACAAGTTTACATATATTTTCTGCTTTCTCGAATGATTACTTGAGATTGAAACATAGCATGGTCTGATTTCATTTCTTCTGTGAGCAGAAAAAGAGGCACCGTCAACTAAGAACCGTTCTATGTGGAAGGTGTAAGTTGCTGTCTCATGGGCATATGGTGACTGCTGTTGGTGGTCATGGTGGTTATCCTGGGGGCAAGCAATTTGTTTCCGCGGAAGAACTCAGGGAGAAGCTGTCATACCTCCGTCATGAGAAAGCATTGATAGTGAAATTGGTAAACAACTTGTCGGTTTAAACTCAATAGATCCCGATATCTATGATTTTCTTGCCTGTTTCCTTGTTGGTCACTGATTTTAGCTCTCATGCAGGTTGACATAGTTGACTTCAATGGAAGTTTCCTGGCACGAGTACGTGATTTTGCTGGTGCTAATCCTATTATACTTGTGATAACAAAGGTGATTGTTTTATGCACCCATTTTTGTTTACTGCTTTTACTGTTTCCAGTCAACTAAAGCTACTTCTTTTGTAGGTTGATCTCCTTCCTAGAGACACTGATTTGAATTGCATAGGCGACTGGGTTGTCGAGTCAGttgtcaagaagaagcttaAGTAGGACTCTTTTCCTTGGTGTTCCTCCCTTTTACAGTACTTTCATCAAATGCTTTTgctaatttaaatttgaatctTCCACTTGGTTTTTGCAGTGTCCTTAGTGTACATTTGACAAGCTCAAAGTCATTGGTTGGCATCACAGGGGTTATATCAGAGATTCAGCAGGAAAAGAAGGTCAGCATGTAATCTACGTACTTATTTTTCTGGTTATTGTATGTATCTTTCCCTGCTTCTAGGCCACATTTCTCCAATCATCATGTATAATTGAATagatattttctttccctttgtcACATGATGTACAAATTTGAGCTATGGTTGTTTTCTCATTTTATCGTATGAATTTTGTTGAGATCTTGACTTCCTTTTCTTGTTCTACATTTTGCAATCCTGACTATGATGTTTCTTTCTTATTAGGGCCGAGACGTGTATATACTGGTAAGGAGtcatcactctctctctctctctcttttgtgtTCTACATGAAATGTTAACTGTTGAGAGATATGCACATTATATTGTACTTTTCCTATCTGACAAATGTTGTTCCACTATTCAATTGCTGCTATTTGTAGAAAATTTACAAACTGCATTCATGTATGAGGTCATTATTGATAGATTGATGCACATAATGATGATAATGTTCTGTTAGGTGTCCTTTTTTTGGGTATAGGGATCCAAAACTGATGATTCTCAGTAGGATAAGAATCATGTTTAGTTTATTTTGCTTTTCATTATTCTCATTTAATAATTGAAGCAATAGAATGTTGAAGAATATGAGTGATATTTGTGCTTGTCGGCCGCTGTAGTTATATCTGATATTTTTTCAAACTCCATTACAGGGCTCAGCAAATGTTGGGAAATCTGCATTTATCAGTGCTTTACTAAGTATGTCCTCACCATTCTTGATAATTGTCTTCTATCCTTTTTCCAGCTGTTACTATATACACAATGCCGCTCATTCATTTCTTTACCACACTAATTTTTGGAGACTGCTGGTGTTGTAGAAACAATGGCGTATAAGGATCCGGTGGCAGCTGCAGCTCAAAAATACAAGCCAATACAGTCTGCTGTTCCTGGAACAACCCTTGGCCCTATTCAAATCGACGCATTTTTAGGAGGCGGGGTATGATTCCATttgatctttttatttttatataagaaTTCTAACTTTGTCCAAAGATCTTTATTGTATAACTGTACCAATTTACATCCCTCAACTATTACCTCGGTTTAATTTAACTCCAATACTGTTTAATTTGCATCCCTCAATTGTTAAAACCGGAGCACCTAAGTCCTCAACAGTTGTTTTTGCCACGTCAGCAGCCAACTTAAGagtaaagattttttttacttgtgGATCACacaatcattttattttatttgtttactAAAAAATGTATTGATGAAAGGATAGCCAATTAGGCAAATTCCAATGATGTGGCAGCTGACGTGGCAAAAGCACCCTTAAAACCACTGTTGAGAGGCTATGATCAGGTTTTAATAGTTGAGAGGTGTAAATTAAACGGTATTGGAGTTGaggtttaaaattaaaccaAGGCAACAGTTGAAGGATGTAAATTTGACTTTCTCCAAAATTATATCATTGCCATGTATCTCGCTGACaattcttaaataaaaaattcttctaATATAGATTTGTTGATACCTCTAAAGGCGCATCTTGTCATGATTCTTGATTTAATACATTCATATCTGTTAATGTATAATGCTCAATATGAACATTTGTGCTCCCTCTGttttattccattatctaaaataTTTGCTCCCTCTAATTTGCTTTAGAGATCCAATTTGGAGTGTACTTACATATCCTTGAACCTTTGCACACAGAAATTATATGATACACCTGGTGTCCACCTTCACCATAGGCAAGCAGCAGTTATACATGCTGATGATCTGCCTTCTCTTGCACCACAAAGTCGTCTAAGGGGGCAATGTTTTCCTGTATGTATATTTCATCCTGTGGAACTCATGTTACTTTCTTAAAACTTCCACACTAAACTTTTTCTTCAGAACATGATGTTATGTTCAGGCTAATGATACAGATGTTGAATTGAGTGGGAATTCATTATTCTGGGCTGGGCTAGTCCGTATTGATGTTGTCAAGGTACTTTAATGAGCTCAACTTCACTTTTGTGATTTTCTTTCATCATGCCTAATTCTCCCTTACCCTAGTATGCTGTAACTGATAATCAATCCATGATCTAGGCTCTTCCACGCACACGACTGACATTCTATGGACCCAAGAAGCTAAAGATTAATATGGTCCCAACCACAGAAGCAGATCAATTTTACAAGGTAGGCATATGTTAATTGACATAACATTTCATTGTTGTATACCGCCAGCTAAATTTTctttccccttcttctccttagCACAGTTCTGAATTGTGTTTTACATTATTCCGTGATACTCATGTATTTTACTTTGCTATTGAAGAATGTTAAATGTATTCACACTCCTGCTGTGCCTTCCCCTTCAATGCTTACATGAAATTTCTATTTATATATCGAATTGAAGCCTTTTCCCACAGTTCCtggttttttccttttttttgctCTCTCTAACCTCTGCCCATCTGAAATGACGTGCTCTCTTTTTTACCctgttcttttcacttttcAGAGTGAAGTTGGAGTTACATTGACCCCCCCTACCGGTAAGGAGAGAGCTGAAGGATGGGCAGGGCTTGAGGGTGTTCGCGAGTTGAATATAATATATGAAGAACTTAATAGGTAATGTTTTCAATTAACAGTGAAGTCACAGCTTCATCCAACATTCATTTTATGGTCAGTACTATATCAATAGTTTATTGGTAGCTTAGCTTTCCTATTTCACAGTGAAGATGGGGTAGTATTTTCACCGGTCTCTAGATAATCAGAAAATAGAAACAGTTGCTTTCTTATGCATAAAGAGCTTTAGACTTATTTTAGGATCATCTTCTTATGCAGACCTGCTTGTGACATTGCGATCTCCGGGCTTGGGTGGATTTCGGTTGAACCATCAGGTGTGCCATCAATCAACCCCGATGACAATGTTGAGGGAGAATATGACAACGGTGAGCTGCATTTGACGGTACATGTACCCAAACCAGTTGAGATCTTTGTTCGTCTGCCATTGCCTGTTGGTAAAACAGCATCACAATGGTATCGATATCAGGAGTTgacggaggaagaagaggagttAAGACCTAAATGGCATTACTGATGCTGCACTTTGTTGCCTATTTTTGTAGTACTAATTTAGTGTGC
Coding sequences:
- the LOC133918183 gene encoding putative nitric oxide synthase, producing MPMLSPHLPFLSFPKPLVPPLAVPKPHTHRPLLPSRARAAPSSNAASPPPPPSTSSPPPDGVGPAAPTRGDRFIGRQLAAEAAARVLAPEDAERRRRRKEKRRALAQKPSGLASCYGCGAPLQTAEEGAPGYVDPAAYELKKRHRQLRTVLCGRCKLLSHGHMVTAVGGHGGYPGGKQFVSAEELREKLSYLRHEKALIVKLVDIVDFNGSFLARVRDFAGANPIILVITKVDLLPRDTDLNCIGDWVVESVVKKKLNVLSVHLTSSKSLVGITGVISEIQQEKKGRDVYILGSANVGKSAFISALLKTMAYKDPVAAAAQKYKPIQSAVPGTTLGPIQIDAFLGGGKLYDTPGVHLHHRQAAVIHADDLPSLAPQSRLRGQCFPANDTDVELSGNSLFWAGLVRIDVVKALPRTRLTFYGPKKLKINMVPTTEADQFYKSEVGVTLTPPTGKERAEGWAGLEGVRELNIIYEELNRPACDIAISGLGWISVEPSGVPSINPDDNVEGEYDNGELHLTVHVPKPVEIFVRLPLPVGKTASQWYRYQELTEEEEELRPKWHY